CCTCAGTAGAGTCAGGTGGGTAGGGGAGCAAAAGCCCCTGGCTATACAAACCAACCACCCCCATATACCCTGAGATGTTGTCTGGCCCTGACCCTGCTCACCCGGCCGCCGTACTGCAAGATGGGCGCCGGCAGCACTCGCCCTGTCACCTCCGTCATGTCATCCTTCACTTTGATCCCAAATTCCTGGATGTAGGGATCTAAGTTGTAGCTGGCATTCTTCATCTGCAGGACAAAAGAGAGCAATCTCAGGAGAGCAAGAGCTTGGCAATACTGCTCACCCTCTGGGTATCAAGGAGAGAACCCTAAGGAGAAGCTGGGGTTGGCACAGAATAGTCCtaaaaagagagggaaagtgGAAAATGAGGGAAGTGACAGGATAACACAGCAAAGTAAtacaggagagaaaaagagatagaaagcAAAGCAACTATACGATAAGAAAGAAGAGCAGCCGTAGAGAGTCCTAGGCAACAAATCTAGACTTGGGTTCTCCTGAAGGAAGGTCCTGCTGGGGCATTAAAACATTTATGCTACCAATGGCCCCAATGACTGAGCAAATGAGTAGGCCCACTGACCAGGCGACTGATCTCCTCCTGTCTGTCTGGAGCGGATCTAGCTGTGGCCTTTATCATGGTCGAAGTCTGGTTGTCGGTCAGCTTTTTAATACAGCGTTGCCCAGCCACAATGTTACAGACCTGAGGAAACGAGAAGGACAGGTAGCTCTGGCTTGAGTACAGTCCATCCTGTATCCAGAGCCCCATAATAAGGAAAGATACCTTGGCTGTCAGCCATGGGGAAGGGAACTGCAAAATCCTTTGTGCATACACATATTCTCCTCTTGAGTTTCACTTGATAGGTAAGTTAGAAAATATTCATGTGCAAAGTAAAAGGCaattcaggccgggcatggtggctcatgcctgtaatcccagcaccttagaagccaaggcaggcagatcacttgaggtcaggagttcaagaccagcctggccaacccatctctactaaaattacaaaaattagccaggcatggtggtgtgtgcctgtaatcccagctactgaggaggctgaggaatgagaatcgcttgaaccaggaggcggaggttgcagtgagcccagatcacgccactgcaccccagtctgggtgacagagtgagactctgtctcaaaaaaaggaaaaaaaaaaaaaaaaggcaattcaaCCACTTTGTGATTAAAAGCTTGTGATCCAGCGCCAGATCTGGGCTCAggtctcatattttatttatctatttttttttttttggatggaaaaaaaaaaagagatggagtcttgctctgtcgcccaggctggaatgcagcggcacaatctcggctcagagacatctgcctcccaggttcaagcaattctccttccttagcctcccgagtagctgggatcacaggtacccgccaccacatctggctaattcttgtatgtatgtatgtatgtatatatgtatttatttatttatttttgagacagagttttgctcttcttgcccaggctgctgtgcaatggcacgatctcagctcactgcaaccttcacctcccaggttcaagcgattctcctgcctcagcattccaagtagctgggattacaggcatatgccaccatgcctggctaattttgtatttttagtagagatggggttttgccatgttggccaggctggtcttgaactcctgacctcaggtgatccacccaccttggcctcccaaagtgctgggattacaggagtgagccaccgcgcctgaccttcatattttaaatgaggataatagtaaCAATCTCAGAGTTGTCTCAAGATTAAATAAAGCACTTAAAGGACTGAGTATAGTTCTGGAACACAGAAAACAATAAGTTGCAGCACAGAATATTATTTACCAAAGGACCATATATAGAGAGCTCTTCTGAATACTGAAAAACTCAATATACACAAATTAGATTTCTAAGGCAGCTCTCCATGGTGGCAGGTACGTAGTTGCTCCATCCAGCAACCCACCAGGACTAGGGTTGGCTCTAAACTCCTGAGCCCCCAGACCACCGCTATCACCGTCTCTGTTGGCTGACAGTGTCCTCTGCTGGTGTGAGAAACATCTTGCCATTTACTTCATCTGTTCTGGGCCCAACAGAAAACAATAGAGATCATAAAAAGCTGTCTAGTGACATACAAGACTTCTAATCCCCAATATACTATATCCAGGATGCTGTGAACAGGAAGGCTGCTAGAATTGAGAGAGCCAGTAGGTCTGGAAATACTTCTGTTTGAAAGTACAGCTTTGCCATTTCTAGGGGATGCTACCTTAAACAGGACTCTTAACCactctgagaatcttctttaatctcaaacatgagaaaaaaaatacactagcTGTCTCATgaggttgttgtaaggatttaGATGAGATGAAATGTGGAACTCGCTCCCAGTGGGCCAACATTCTTTACATACTAATTCTCGTCCTAATTCCCAGAGTTCATGGTAAACAATGGGAAGGAAAACCAGCCCAAGGTCACCTGCCTTCAAACTCTATAttccagaaaataaacaaaatagtcAATTCACTTAatgaaaatccaaaattattgaaatttgTGAGATTGTTCTCTTAAAGGTGCCTTAAAGTTGTAGCATTCTTTACAGGTGGTTACAGATACAGAATTAAAATCAGGGATGTGGTGAAATTAGAACACTTGTACAATGTTAGTGGGACTATAAAACGgtatggcaatttctcaaaaaattaaccatagaattaccatataaacCAGAAATTCTGCTTCTGAGTATGTACTCAAAAAACAGGAActtcaacagatatttgtacatctctgttcacagcagcattattcacaataaccaaaaggaaGAAGCAACCCAAGTATCCATGGACAGatcaatgaataaacaaaacgtgatacatacatacaatggactattattcagccttaaaatagAAGGGAATCTtaacatgctacaacatggatgaaccttgaagtcatcgtgttaagtgaaatatgccagtcaaaaaaggacaaatactgtatgattccactcattTGAGGTACCTACagtggtcaaattcatagagacagaaagtagaatggtggttgctaagGGTTAAAAGGAGGGAGTTGtcatttaatgggtatagagtttcagtttggaatgatgaaaaagttctagagattggTCATGGTGATCGTTGTACAACTgcgtgaatgtatttaatgccacagaactgtatacttcaaaatggttaaaatggtgaattttatattatgcatattttaccacaatttgaAAAAGAGAAGACGGAAGAAGGAATGAACTGTGATTTGAACATGAACAAATGATTTTGTGGACACTCACTGACCTACATAACTATTCAAGGAAGATACAGAGGTGGACTGGAGGTACTACTTCTAGTTTCTAGTTGGATCTTCACAACTAGAAACTAGAACAGCAATAATCCATACTGTTCTTCTACTTAAAATTTTCTAACGGATTCATAttataattagaataaaatcCTACCTGGCCAGAAATTAGAACTatcattcattgctgatgggatTGTAAAATATCATAGCCACTTTGGGAAACAATCAGGTAGCTCATCAAGATGTTAaacattggctgggcgcggtgaatcacgcctgtaatcccagcactttgggaggctgagacaggtggatcacgaggtcaggagatcgagaccatcctggctaacacagtgaaaccctgtctatactaaaaatacaaaaaaatagctgggcgtggtgatgggcacctgtagtcccagttactcgggagactgaggcagaagaatggtgtgaacctgagatgcagagcttgcagtgagtcgagatcacgccactgcactccagcctaggtgacagagcgagattccatctcaaaaaaaaaaaaaaagatgttaaacattgttatatattatatcaCTCTTAGGTGTAtactccagagaaataaaaacttatgttcacacgaAAATATGTACaacaatattcacagcagcattattcatgatacccaaaaaatagaaacaattcaaACGTCCATTAActgataaatgaacaaaatatgacATATCCATCTGATGGAAAgaggataaaccttgaaaatattacgCTAAGTGATAGAAGTCAGTCATAAAAGGAcacatattgtattatttcacATATATGATATGTCCAAAATAGGTATATCCAGAGActgaaagtagattagtggttactACAGGCTGTTGGGGAGAGAAGGAATGGTGAGTAACTGCTAAGGAATATAGGCTTTCTTTTAGGAGTGACATGTTCTGGAATCAAATAGTGGTGATAGTTGTtgtacaattctgtgaatatactaaaactacctaatcattttaaaatggtgaattttatggtatatgaattgtATCTTGATACagctgttttatatatatgtattttttgagacagggtctctctctgttgcccaggctagaatccagtggcacaatcacagctcactgggttcaagcaatgcttccacctcagcctcccaagtagctggaaccacaggtgcacactacaCCTGCagtcaagcgatcctcttgccttgacctcccaaagtgctgggattacaggtatgagccatcacagCCAATCTGGATAAAGCTATtccaaaaaacaataataaaatgccACGTGGTTTCAACAGGCTATAGGATTTGGCCCTCTACAGAATCATCTCCTACTACTTTTCCCCTCACACAATACATTCTAGCCACCATAACCTTCTGTCTATCCCTCAAAAAGATCCAAATTCTCTTCTGCTTTAGAACCTTTGTACTTCCTCCTGCCTGGAAGGCTCTTCTCTCAGGTTGTTATAAGGTTGATTCTGTGTCATAATTTGGGACTTAGCTCAAATGTCTCCTAAGAGAGGACTTCCCTAACAACTAAAATAGCTCTCTACCCTCTTCCTCCCTTACTTCTATCCCCTTAACCTATTTTATTACTCTTATAGCACCTTATCACCATCTGAAACTATCTTATGTGTTTATCAATTTGTTGTCTATCTCCCCcttctagaatgtaagctccacaacAGCTGGGACCTTGTCTGTCTTGTTAATCTCCATGTTCCTAGCACCTAAGAGTATATGacacatagtaggagctcaataaatatatgttaaataagcGACAATAGAATTCAAGGTCTAAGTCATAACATAAATTATACACCTTGAAAACCATTGtttaaatagaaataatgttagtttggccgggcgcggtggctcaagcctgtaatcccagcactttgggaggccaagacgggcggatcacaaggtcaggagatcgagaccatcctggctaatccggtgaaaccccgtctctactagccgagcgaggtggcgggcgcctgtagtcccagctactccggaggctgaggcaggagaatggcataaacccgggaggcggagcttgcagtgagctgagatccggccactgcactccagcctgggcgacagagtgagactccgtctcaaaaaaaaaaaaaaaaaaaaaaagaaataatgttagTTTGCTAACAAATCTCTGCTTACAGTAAATATCAGCTACTGTCTACTTAGCTAAGATTGTTCCTAAAGACCTCTGTTTATACCTCAGAGAACATGTTGCCTTCATGTGCATCAGTAGCTATTAACCAAGTCAGAGTTCTTGGTTTTGGGGATCTCTTCTCCTTTCAGCCTAATTCCCTCAGGTTAGTTCTGAAATTCTAGAAGCTCACCAGAAGACTTGAGCTTTGGTCTGGGCTATCTGACTTCTGCTGTTGGATAAAAGTAAGAGggtaggccaggcatggcagctcatgcccgtaatccagcactttgggaggccgaggcgggcagatcacttgaggtccggagtttgagaccagtgtggccaacatggtgaaaccccatctgtactaaaaatacaaaaaaacgtatctgggcacggtggcgccacctataatcctagctactggaggctgaggcatgagaattgcttaaacctgggacgcagaggaggttacagtgagctgagatggtgccaccgcactccagtgagattctgtctcaaaaaaacaagaaaaagagggTAGTCTAGTATAGTGCTTCTCCAATGTTAATGTACATCCCCTTTGGACCTTGTTAAAGGACAgattctggctgggtgtggtggctcacgtctgtaaccccagcactttgggaggccatggcaggcagatcacctgaggtcaggagttcgagaccagcctgaccaacatggaaaaacccgtctctactaaaaatataaaattagccgcgtgtggtggcgcatgcctgtaatctcagctactcaggaggctgaggcaggagaatcgctgaaacccgggaggcggaggttgcggtgagccaacatcatgccatcacacttcagcctgggcaacaagaacaaaattctgtctcaaaaaaaaaaaaaaagattctgattcagtCGGTATGGGTGGAAcctgaaatctgcattttaagtaAGCTCTCAGGTAATGCCTATCCTGTTGGTACACATGACCGCACTTTTTGAGTAGCACTGGATGAGACAATGAAGCAGTAGGCAGTAGTTTCTCATTCAATATTTTGGCTAGTATATACCAAACAAAATATAGCCCAGTGATTCTGTATTTGTATTCTATAACTTAGCGTTACTATTCCTTCTCCAGTTGCAGAATTCCAAAGGTCTACTGTTATATAAAAGTATGACAAATCTTGGGGctaaaactttttcaaaatgaaCACATTAATCATTGGAGAAACATGATTTACATTATAGGTAATATTTATCACCAGTTTGTGTAGAATAAACTACACTTATATCTTCAGGTCACTTAGGATCCCAGCTCTAAACAACAGggaaagagaaattaagagaaCATGAGTGAGTGCGGGTATCTAAAATCTCTGTCCTGTACGAACTAATTACTTATTAAACAGTAAATTCAGCTTGTCTCTGCCTGGCAGCCCTGAAAGAACATGAGAGTAGGATGGGGGATAAGGAAACAACTTAGCAGGTAAGAATGGGGCCTCTATTTCACAGGAGAACTACCTCATACCTTCTCAGAATGTCAATTTTCCAAACTTCAAAGAAGAGACACCTGATGAGCAGCATGCAGGTATATACAATGCCTATTCCCCAGCCATTACTTGGCTATCTCACCTCTAGGGGAAGGTAGGTATGCTTTTGTTCCTGGCCAACTTGTAGGCAGGGCAGATGGGGATACTTGAGCTGAAGGTTATATTTCTGCTTGAAATACTGTGCCACTGTGCACTCCACAGTCTGTCCACTCTCCAGCTGTAAGGGGAATctgttcagaagaagggaaggaaggaggtgtCATAACCCAGCATTCAGTCCCACTTCTCTAGACCCACAACCATGAGAAGTCCcagactttttccttttttatttggcCCCAATATGATGTGCAGGAAGGAAGTCCCAGACTTTGCTTCATCCTATCCAACTTCTTTGAGTATCGCCACTCATGGGAAAACAGGACATACAGGGCTCCAAGAAAGAAGCTAAAGGTTTGAAGGGCAAGTTCCACAAAAGTCAGGATACTATCTGACtcatttatttccaatttttttttttttttgagacggagtctcgctctgtcgccagggctggagcgcagtggccggatctcagctcactgcaagctccgcctcccgggtttacgccattctcctgcctcagcctcctgtgtagctgggactacaggcgcccgccacctcgcccggctagttttttgtatttttttagtagagacggggtttcaccgtgttcgccaggatggtctcgatctcctgacctcgtgatccgcccgtctcggcctcccaaagtgctgggattacaggcttgagccaccgcgcccggccctatttccAATATTGAGCATAAAGCCTAACACAGAGTAGACACTCATAATGTAGTGTAGCCTAAGGTCAAGAATGGGAATGGAATCAATGACAGCTTCCCCAAGGAGCCCAGGAGCCTAGCtttcttttttcaagaaaaataataattagagaGAGATTCTAACATTTACCTAACCCTAACAGGAATCAGAGAACACACTTGCTCTAAAGTAAAGGACCAAAGAGGCAAGGAGATCAAGAAGGTAAAAATGGTAGGCAGAGTATCAACAGATCAGAGAAGATTGAGAAAGGATGCCAAATTCCCACAGCTTATCTTCAAAAACAGGGCCAGTCCCCAAGGCTCATTCTCAAGGCcagtgggggaaggagggagggaaagatagTGAGTTTTAAATCTCAGCCCTTCTTCACCAACAAAGTATGACTCAGCACTCCTGCCAACTTACGTCTGATGGCTAGCAGGGCGACGGGTAACATTACACACGCGGTATTTCCTCTTCATCTGTCCACAGTGGGTGACTTCCACCTTCAGGCCTGAGATACACACACTGCTTGTCAGGGCTGAAATAGGTTGCTCAGGTGCCCAGCCTTGGCTTCTCCCCTGAGCATACCCCAAGGGGATTTCCTCTTAGGGCTCAAGTGGAGCtgtttcccttcccctcctgttGGGTCCTCACCCTTGATCTCCTTGGTGAAGCGAACACGCTGAGAGTCCGTGAGGGGCTTGGGCTGCTCATCTATGTTCCTGATGTCCAGCACCTCACACATGAACTCAATCACTGGCTGCGCCTTATAGAAGGCAGTGGCTGAGACTGTGGGGACAGGGTAAAGATAGCTCAGCTCAGGTTCTGTCTTCCACAATACATGGAGGTACAGCAATTTATACCCTCTTCCTTATAGGGCAttgggatgggggaaggggaagccagggctgTAGGAATTAGACTAGGAGTGTGGTTGCAGAGCTGGGAGGGATGAGGCTGGGAGTGTGGTCACTGGACTTGGGGTGCCCCTAGCTCCATAGCTCTCCCCACTCACCATCAATGTTGAGCATCATCTTCCACATGGCAGGGCGCACAGACTGGTGAAAGCCGAACCAGACCTCGCGCCCACCCCCCAGCGGGTGGTAGTAGCCCTCAGGCGGTGAGAAGAAGGAGCGGCCCACAGGGGTGTACCTGGCAGGGACAGGCAGAGAACTGGTCCCTCGGGCACAGGCCCCCACCCTGTGAGGCATCCTGGGCACGGAGGAGCCCTGGCCTGAAAGGCAGGACACCGGGGCTTTAATGCCAGCTCTGATGCTTTACTAGTTGTATGACTGACCTTGTGCAAGTTTCTACCTTCTCTCTGCCCTGCAGGGACAGATGGGATGAGGCCCAAAGATATCTAAGAAGTTCAGGGCCAGGGCTTTAAACCatctaaatataaatacacacttGCCTGGCAAGTGGTAGggcttcaaataattttttttttttgaatggcaCACTGTGGGACCTTAATATgtgctccccctcctcccctgacAGCAGTTCTGCCAACACTAGTAGCCCAGATACTAACTACACCCAATACCTCATGGATGCCAGGTGCCTCATGGCCACATCCAGGGCTTGCACAGACTCCAAGGGAACAGGGATCTGGCCGCTGACCAGGGCCTCATGCAGCATTCGCCAGCTCACAATGGCTAGCCACTTGATGGAGACCTTAAAGATTCGATCCTTCCCTTCCCCAGGGATTGTCACCTCAAAGTCGACCTTCAGGAGGGTGAGAGAAAGGAGTGAAGGATTGCCATTGCTCTACGAGAATGACCCCCAACTCCATGGATTTGCTGAGAATACGTTTCTCAAGTTGACAGGGGCTCATAATGAAGACCCCAAAGTAAGTCCAGCCCCTTAGGTTCTAGCCACCTTGGCTCAGTGCTTCTCTTCCTCTCAACTACCTCTCAGCCTAGCAGGAAGTCCTTTAGGTCTATTTTAAGTCTAATCTCAATCTGTTTAGGACACGGACAGGCATATGAGACTAAATAAACATCAGCACCTACCCACCCCTCACCCTAAAACATACTTTCTCagcacaaaaaatgaaaaggatctcTGGATCACCAGACTCCAAAGAGGCTTACACGAGCTTGGTTCTACCCCAGACCCCTGACACAGGCCTAGCCTGACTCCCAACCTTACCCGTTCGTTGCCAATGGGCAGTGCTGTGACAGTGTAAATGTTCTTCTTTCCATCATACACAGGCTTGCGATCACCAAAGATCTGAGGCTTGAAATGCTGGACCATGTATTCCACCACTTCCCTGTGGGGGATAGGAGTGGCCTGTGGAAGCTGAGAGACTACCACCACTTCAAGCTTTTGGAAGTAA
This region of Macaca fascicularis isolate 582-1 chromosome 1, T2T-MFA8v1.1 genomic DNA includes:
- the LOC102146235 gene encoding protein argonaute-1 isoform X10; the encoded protein is MEAGPSGAAAGAYLPPLQQVFQAPRRPGIGTVGKPIKLLANYFEVDIPKIDVYHYEVDIKPDKCPRRVNREVVEYMVQHFKPQIFGDRKPVYDGKKNIYTVTALPIGNERVDFEVTIPGEGKDRIFKVSIKWLAIVSWRMLHEALVSGQIPVPLESVQALDVAMRHLASMRYTPVGRSFFSPPEGYYHPLGGGREVWFGFHQSVRPAMWKMMLNIDVSATAFYKAQPVIEFMCEVLDIRNIDEQPKPLTDSQRVRFTKEIKGLKVEVTHCGQMKRKYRVCNVTRRPASHQTFPLQLESGQTVECTVAQYFKQKYNLQLKYPHLPCLQVGQEQKHTYLPLEVCNIVAGQRCIKKLTDNQTSTMIKATARSAPDRQEEISRLMKNASYNLDPYIQEFGIKVKDDMTEVTGRVLPAPILQYGGRVSRNRAIATPNQGVWDMRGKQFYNGIEIKVWAIACFAPQKQCREEVLN